One genomic region from Bacillus aquiflavi encodes:
- a CDS encoding DUF6612 family protein, translating to MLQYLQQFDKKIFEKFELEEKNNLYILTYKGDKKDAAALLEKMSNQYFEKMSEYTGKQIVLDNIEVDNFDVIITIEKKKKQI from the coding sequence ATGCTGCAATATTTACAACAGTTTGATAAAAAGATTTTCGAAAAATTTGAGCTAGAAGAAAAAAACAATTTATATATTCTTACTTACAAAGGAGATAAAAAAGACGCAGCCGCTTTACTTGAAAAAATGTCAAATCAGTATTTTGAAAAAATGTCGGAATATACAGGCAAACAAATTGTTCTAGATAATATTGAAGTTGACAACTTTGACGTAATTATTACCATTGAAAAAAAAAAAAAACAAATTTAA
- a CDS encoding NUDIX hydrolase: protein MTPVIIEEVQKKKMTIDLDSTPLTLPLAIREKHQLCWDEQKKQNSSLHNGVVFTITNMKRTPKELSVTVAKSDYKHYLYTINNKNCEYPCKVIYACAAVITKDRHLVIGRMNTQTSTPGRLQFPGGGIDETDLKGTILDLQGNMNKEIKEEIGINIHSPSVRSFSPKFLKHGGAHDFWVIIFEMLIEYTVGELKTSFSNHNKRLTKLGIQPEFAEILFVPLHIDKIEPFIKHEQSPKVDYLLPILLKYVENF, encoded by the coding sequence ATGACACCAGTTATCATTGAAGAAGTTCAAAAAAAAAAAATGACTATTGACCTTGATTCAACTCCTTTAACCCTTCCATTGGCAATTCGAGAAAAACATCAACTATGTTGGGATGAGCAAAAAAAACAAAATTCGTCATTGCATAATGGCGTAGTTTTTACAATTACGAATATGAAGCGGACTCCAAAAGAATTATCAGTAACCGTTGCAAAGTCGGATTACAAACACTACTTATATACAATAAATAATAAAAACTGCGAATATCCTTGTAAAGTGATTTATGCGTGTGCAGCCGTAATAACTAAAGATCGACATCTTGTAATTGGTCGCATGAATACTCAAACATCGACACCAGGAAGGCTGCAATTCCCCGGCGGAGGAATTGACGAAACAGATTTAAAAGGTACCATTTTAGATTTGCAAGGAAATATGAATAAAGAAATAAAAGAAGAGATCGGAATAAATATTCATTCGCCCTCCGTTCGTTCCTTTTCTCCTAAATTTTTAAAGCATGGAGGAGCTCATGATTTTTGGGTAATTATATTTGAAATGTTGATAGAATATACAGTTGGAGAATTAAAGACTTCCTTCAGCAATCATAATAAAAGATTAACGAAATTAGGAATACAACCAGAATTTGCTGAGATTTTATTTGTTCCTTTACATATAGATAAGATTGAACCTTTTATTAAGCATGAACAATCACCTAAAGTAGACTATTTGCTTCCTATCCTATTAAAATATGTAGAAAATTTTTGA
- a CDS encoding DUF3870 domain-containing protein — protein MYSPHTIYIIGDAKAPNNNPITQKFNAFFIGLVVDLNNGKIVDADCSSTIELTSQFVRSLLINEHIQNAETIIHKIETRYFGSSQKGLIVAYKDALKKYQQIINK, from the coding sequence GTGTATAGTCCGCATACTATTTACATAATAGGAGATGCAAAAGCACCGAATAATAACCCGATTACACAAAAATTTAATGCCTTTTTTATCGGTTTAGTAGTCGATCTTAATAATGGGAAAATTGTTGATGCAGATTGTTCTTCAACGATTGAGCTAACCTCACAATTTGTCCGGTCACTGCTTATTAACGAACATATCCAAAATGCTGAAACAATTATCCACAAAATTGAAACGAGATATTTCGGTTCATCTCAAAAAGGCTTAATCGTTGCCTACAAAGACGCATTAAAAAAATATCAGCAAATTATCAATAAATAA
- a CDS encoding DUF819 family protein: MIEDGFLYFSVLIALTAIIAWLEKRTGWKFFKYVPGIVLIYIGAALLKTFGVFGETDSITDTSKQIRGTLLPAMIVLMLLHCDMRKLVKLGPKMLLGYATAVISIVVGFTLTFAIFQSYYAPESWKAFGALAGSWTGGSANMVAIQGILDVPETIFGYMLVMDTVNYSVWVLFMFWLVPFAAKFNKWTGASSDHLAQVKLDLQLDNQHKEKQMSFPELMALIGIGIFVSGTATAIGNKLPEIGDVINATTWTISIASVVGLILAMTKVARIPGSMDVANVMLYIIVALIASQADFSQLFQVPIYIISGFMIMLFHGLVMLLLAKLFKLDLFTLGVASLANIGGMASAPLLASAYNRALIPVGVLMALAGSFLGTYLGLITAKILSLL; this comes from the coding sequence ATGATCGAAGATGGGTTTTTATATTTTAGCGTTCTTATTGCGCTTACTGCTATTATTGCTTGGCTCGAAAAGCGAACAGGATGGAAATTTTTTAAATATGTGCCTGGAATTGTGCTTATTTACATCGGCGCAGCATTATTAAAGACTTTTGGCGTTTTTGGCGAAACTGATTCAATTACTGACACAAGCAAACAAATTAGAGGGACACTACTGCCTGCAATGATTGTGTTAATGCTATTACATTGCGACATGCGCAAGCTAGTGAAGCTTGGACCGAAAATGCTGCTCGGTTATGCAACTGCAGTTATTAGTATCGTAGTTGGTTTTACACTTACATTTGCTATTTTCCAATCTTATTATGCTCCTGAATCTTGGAAAGCATTTGGCGCCTTAGCTGGAAGCTGGACAGGAGGATCAGCAAATATGGTTGCGATCCAAGGAATTCTAGATGTACCTGAAACTATTTTCGGTTATATGTTAGTAATGGATACTGTGAATTACTCTGTATGGGTTTTATTTATGTTCTGGCTCGTTCCATTTGCCGCAAAATTTAATAAATGGACAGGAGCCTCATCCGATCATCTTGCTCAAGTTAAACTCGATTTACAGCTAGATAATCAGCATAAAGAAAAACAAATGTCGTTCCCTGAGCTTATGGCTCTAATTGGAATTGGTATTTTCGTTTCAGGAACTGCAACAGCAATTGGTAATAAACTGCCAGAAATTGGTGACGTCATTAATGCTACAACATGGACAATTTCGATTGCGTCTGTTGTTGGACTAATATTAGCGATGACAAAAGTTGCGAGAATTCCTGGATCAATGGATGTCGCAAATGTGATGTTATATATCATTGTTGCTTTAATAGCATCACAAGCAGATTTCTCACAATTATTCCAAGTTCCAATTTATATTATTTCCGGTTTTATGATTATGCTTTTCCACGGTTTAGTCATGTTACTGTTAGCAAAATTATTTAAGCTTGATCTATTTACACTCGGTGTTGCAAGTCTTGCAAATATTGGTGGGATGGCATCAGCTCCACTGCTTGCAAGTGCTTATAACCGGGCGCTAATTCCAGTTGGTGTGTTAATGGCGCTCGCTGGGTCATTTTTAGGCACTTACTTAGGGCTTATTACTGCAAAAATCCTTTCACTACTTTAG
- a CDS encoding dipeptide epimerase — protein MIQNILVSIDQYKLHSPFVTAVRRVEAIETITVHIETESGLKGVGAASPTWQITGDSIASIKEAILQPIKSELLGQPLSSLEALLTKVKTACKGNYCAKAAVDIALYDFFSKRRNLPLYEMLGGYRNCISTDMTLSIDQEEKMTMKAMELIKDGYDALKIKIGGKFEEDLSRIRSLRQAVGSEITLRIDANQHWEPKEAVRFIQKLEEENLKIEFIEQPVAADDFEGLAYVTQHVTTPIMADESLFSAKDALKLVNMQACDLFNIKLMKTGGIREAIVIADIAEAAGISCMIGSMMESPISVAAAIHLACGHRNITKADMDAPLWLENKEAIKGVSYNKSLINCLNSPGIGIEASMLK, from the coding sequence ATGATTCAAAACATCTTAGTTTCTATTGATCAATACAAACTCCACTCCCCGTTTGTAACAGCAGTACGGCGAGTAGAGGCGATTGAAACGATAACAGTTCACATTGAAACTGAAAGTGGGTTAAAGGGAGTTGGGGCGGCATCCCCGACATGGCAAATTACAGGTGATTCTATTGCTAGTATAAAAGAAGCCATTTTACAACCGATAAAGAGTGAATTACTCGGTCAACCACTTTCATCACTAGAAGCTTTATTAACAAAAGTAAAAACAGCTTGCAAGGGCAATTATTGTGCAAAGGCCGCCGTGGACATTGCTTTATATGATTTTTTTTCAAAAAGGCGGAATTTACCGCTATATGAAATGTTAGGCGGATATCGCAATTGTATTTCAACTGATATGACGTTAAGCATTGATCAAGAAGAAAAAATGACAATGAAAGCAATGGAGCTAATTAAAGATGGATATGATGCATTAAAGATTAAAATTGGCGGAAAGTTTGAAGAAGATTTATCAAGAATTCGCTCATTACGTCAAGCTGTTGGCAGTGAAATAACATTGCGAATTGATGCTAACCAACATTGGGAGCCGAAAGAAGCTGTCCGCTTTATTCAAAAGCTTGAAGAAGAAAATTTAAAAATTGAATTTATCGAACAGCCAGTAGCAGCTGATGACTTTGAAGGACTTGCCTATGTTACACAACATGTTACAACACCGATTATGGCAGACGAAAGCTTGTTTTCAGCGAAAGACGCATTAAAGCTTGTAAACATGCAAGCTTGCGATCTATTTAATATAAAACTGATGAAAACTGGGGGTATCCGTGAAGCAATTGTCATTGCAGATATTGCAGAAGCAGCAGGAATTTCTTGTATGATTGGAAGTATGATGGAATCGCCTATTTCCGTGGCAGCAGCCATTCATCTTGCATGTGGACATCGTAATATTACGAAAGCAGATATGGATGCACCCCTTTGGCTTGAAAATAAAGAGGCCATTAAGGGGGTGTCCTATAATAAAAGTCTCATAAATTGTCTTAATAGCCCGGGTATAGGAATAGAAGCAAGTATGTTGAAATAA
- a CDS encoding C40 family peptidase — protein MKKYFMIVISSLLIILFVVSPNISYATSEKTAYIDVVAATIWAEPNIAREIDQPSVTNPVDLWKWTTSMTLDDKLWLVGKLETQALYGEKVYILEEKGDWVKVAVEGQPTPRHDKGYPGWMPKNQLTTNKTFDKLSQHRFAMVSANTAWLYHDKHMKKPFMEISFNTKLPVIIELKGTLLVATPNNGFKWLSANDVNVYQSIKDIPAPTQDSLVETAKQFIGLPYLWAGTSGFGFDCSGFTHNVYKHHGITIPRDSSVQAVHGTPVEKENLQKGDLLFFAYNEGKGRVHHVGMYIGDGKMIHSPNSSSSVEIIDVWSSGYAIEFSGARRYLD, from the coding sequence ATGAAAAAGTATTTTATGATTGTCATTTCAAGTTTGTTAATCATTCTTTTTGTCGTTTCTCCTAACATTTCTTATGCAACCTCGGAAAAAACAGCGTACATTGATGTTGTTGCTGCAACAATTTGGGCAGAGCCTAATATCGCAAGAGAAATTGATCAACCATCAGTAACGAATCCAGTAGACTTATGGAAGTGGACAACTAGCATGACGTTAGATGATAAGTTATGGCTTGTTGGAAAACTAGAAACACAAGCACTTTACGGTGAAAAGGTTTATATATTAGAGGAAAAAGGAGACTGGGTAAAAGTTGCTGTTGAAGGGCAGCCGACTCCTCGTCACGATAAAGGTTATCCCGGCTGGATGCCAAAAAACCAGCTAACAACAAATAAAACGTTCGACAAGCTTTCACAACATCGATTTGCAATGGTTTCTGCTAATACAGCTTGGTTATATCATGATAAACATATGAAAAAACCTTTTATGGAAATTAGTTTTAACACGAAGCTTCCTGTAATCATTGAGCTTAAAGGAACGTTATTAGTTGCAACGCCAAATAACGGGTTTAAATGGCTATCAGCAAATGATGTGAATGTTTATCAATCTATAAAAGACATCCCAGCCCCAACACAAGATAGTTTAGTTGAAACAGCAAAGCAATTTATCGGACTTCCTTATTTATGGGCTGGCACATCTGGATTTGGATTTGATTGCTCAGGTTTCACACACAATGTTTACAAGCATCATGGCATTACTATTCCAAGGGACTCCTCCGTTCAAGCAGTACATGGAACTCCTGTAGAAAAAGAAAACCTGCAAAAAGGAGATCTTCTCTTCTTTGCTTATAATGAAGGAAAAGGAAGAGTTCATCACGTCGGTATGTATATCGGGGATGGAAAAATGATACACTCTCCAAACTCTAGCTCTTCTGTAGAAATAATAGATGTATGGTCATCTGGATACGCAATTGAGTTTTCAGGAGCAAGAAGGTACTTAGATTAA